The following coding sequences lie in one Peromyscus maniculatus bairdii isolate BWxNUB_F1_BW_parent chromosome 3, HU_Pman_BW_mat_3.1, whole genome shotgun sequence genomic window:
- the Tril gene encoding TLR4 interactor with leucine rich repeats translates to MEGVGAVRFWLMVCGCLAFPPRAESVCPERCDCQHPQHLLCTNRGLRAVPKTSSLPSPQDVLTYSLGGNFITNITAFDFHRLGQLRRLDLQYNQICSLHPKTFEKLSRLEELYLGNNLLQAFAPGTLAPLRKLRILYANGNEIGRLSRGSFEGLESLVKLRLDGNSLGALPDAVFAPLGNLLYLHLESNRIRFLGKNAFTQLGKLRFLNLSANELQPSLRHAATFVPLRSLSTLILSSNNLQHLGPRVFQHLPRLGLLSLSGNQLTQLAPEAFWGLEALRELHLEGNRLSQLPLALLEPLHSLEALDLSGNELSALHPATFGHQGRLRELSLRDNALRALSGDIFAASPALYRLDLDGNGWTCDCRLRGLKRWMGDWHSQGRLLTVFVQCRHPPALRGKYLDYLDDQLLQNGSCVDPSPSPTAGSRQWPLSTATGERMTPPTGGLAQELPPQPQPQQRGRLLPGVAWSGAAKELVGNRSSVRLSRRGPGLQHQGPSTAAASGPVPQSMDLHEKSERGGPTRANLAQAEPTPTAEPASGTPSARDSWQRAAKQRLASEQQEREVLSDGGVGLPPLVSDPCDFNKFILCNLTVEAVSANSASVRWAVREHRSPRPQGGARFRLLFDRFGQQPKFQRFVYLPERSDSATLHELRGDTPYLVCVEGVLGGRVCPVAPRDHCAGLVTLPEARGRGGVDYQLLTLVLLAVNALLVLLALGAWGSRWLRRKLRARRKGGGPVHVRHMYSTRRPLRSMGTGVSADFSGFQSHRPRTTVCALSEADLIEFPCDRFMDSTGGGAGGSLRREDHLLQRFAD, encoded by the coding sequence ATGGAGGGTGTCGGCGCCGTGCGCTTCTGGCTCATGGTGTGCGGCTGCCTGGCGTTCCCGCCGCGGGCAGAGTCCGTGTGCCCCGAGCGCTGCGACTGCCAGCACCCCCAGCACCTCCTGTGCACCAACAGGGGGCTCCGTGCGGTGCCCAAGACCAGCTCACTGCCTAGTCCCCAGGACGTGCTCACCTATAGCTTAGGCGGCAACTTCATCACCAACATCACCGCCTTCGACTTCCACCGCCTGGGGCAGCTCAGACGGCTAGACCTGCAGTACAACCAGATCTGCTCTCTCCACCCCAAGACCTTCGAGAAGCTCTCGCGCCTGGAGGAACTGTACCTGGGGAACAACCTCTTACAGGCGTTCGCTCCTGGCACGTTGGCTCCGCTGCGCAAGTTGCGCATCCTCTACGCCAACGGTAACGAGATTGGCCGCCTTAGCCGTGGCTCCTTCGAGGGCCTGGAGAGTCTAGTCAAGCTACGACTGGACGGGAACTCTCTAGGGGCACTACCGGATGCAGTCTTCGCTCCCCTGGGCAACCTGCTCTACCTACACCTGGAGTCTAACCGGATCCGCTTTTTGGGCAAGAATGCCTTCACCCAGCTGGGCAAGCTTCGATTCCTCAACCTCTCTGCCAACGAGCTGCAGCCCTCCCTGCGCCATGCAGCCACCTTCGTCCCTCTGCGTTCCCTCTCCActctcatcctctcctccaacaACCTGCAGCACCTCGGCCCCCGCGTCTTCCAGCACCTGCCACGCCTGGGCCTGCTCTCCCTCAGCGGCAACCAGCTCACACAGCTCGCGCCAGAGGCCTTTTGGGGCCTGGAGGCCCTGCGCGAGCTGCACCTGGAAGGCAACCGGCTGAGCCAGCTTCCCCTGGCCCTGCTGGAGCCCCTGCACAGTTTGGAGGCCTTAGATCTGAGCGGCAATGAGCTGTCTGCTCTGCACCCTGCCACCTTTGGCCACCAGGGCCGGCTACGTGAGCTCAGCCTACGCGACAACGCGCTCAGAGCCCTTTCTGGAGACATCTTCGCCGCCAGCCCGGCTCTCTACCGCCTAGATCTAGATGGCAATGGTTGGACCTGCGACTGCCGGTTGCGGGGTCTGAAGCGCTGGATGGGCGACTGGCATTCTCAGGGCCGTCTTCTTACCGTCTTCGTGCAGTGTCGCCACCCCCCGGCCCTGCGGGGCAAGTACCTGGATTACCTGGATGACCAGCTGCTGCAGAATGGGTCTTGCGTGGATCCCTCACCTTCCCCTACAGCAGGCAGTAGGCAGTGGCCTCTATCCACAGCCACAGGGGAGAGGATGACGCCCCCTACAGGGGGTCTCGCGCAGGAGCTGCCGCCGCAACCCCAGCCCCAGCAGAGAGGGAGACTTCTACCAGGAGTGGCCTGGAGCGGGGCTGCCAAGGAGCTCGTAGGCAACCGAAGCTCAGTAAGACTGAGCCGGCGGGGTCCAGGCCTGCAGCATCAGGGCCCCTCTACCGCTGCTGCTTCGGGTCCTGTCCCACAGTCCATGGACCTGCACGAGAAGTCTGAGCGAGGAGGTCCCACCCGTGCCAATCTTGCCCAGGCAGAGCCCACCCCGACGGCTGAGCCCGCCTCTGGGACACCATCTgccagagacagctggcagcgcGCAGCGAAGCAGCGCCTGGCCTCGGAGCAGCAAGAGCGAGAAGTCCTGTCCGATGGTGGGGTCGGCTTGCCACCGCTGGTATCTGACCCCTGTGACTTCAACAAATTCATTCTGTGCAACCTGACAGTGGAGGCAGTGAGCGCCAACAGCGCCTCGGTGCGCTGGGCGGTTCGCGAGCACCGCAGTCCCCGGCCGCAGGGCGGCGCACGCTTCCGCCTGCTCTTCGACCGCTTTGGCCAGCAGCCCAAGTTCCAGCGCTTCGTCTACCTGCCCGAGCGCAGCGACTCGGCCACACTGCACGAGCTGCGCGGAGACACTCCTTACCTAGTGTGCGTGGAGGGCGTGCTCGGGGGCAGAGTTTGCCCCGTGGCCCCCAGGGACCACTGTGCGGGGTTGGTAACCCTGCCGGAGGCACGAGGTCGAGGCGGCGTCGACTACCAGCTCCTGACCTTGGTCTTGCTGGCTGTCAACGCACTGCTGGTGCTCCTGGCTCTGGGGGCCTGGGGATCGCGGTGGCTGCGAAGGAAGCTACGTGCCAGGCGGAAGGGAGGGGGCCCGGTCCACGTTCGCCACATGTACTCCACCCGACGGCCACTGCGGTCCATGGGCACTGGTGTGTCCGCGGACTTCTCGGGCTTCCAGTCTCACCGGCCCCGCACCACCGTGTGCGCGCTCAGCGAGGCGGACCTCATTGAGTTTCCCTGCGACCGCTTCATGGACAGCACAGGAGGTGGGGCCGGGGGCAGCTTGAGGCGAGAGGACCACCTCTTGCAAAGGTTTGCTGACTAG